A region of Shewanella psychromarinicola DNA encodes the following proteins:
- the hemG gene encoding menaquinone-dependent protoporphyrinogen IX dehydrogenase, whose product MKTAILYSTVDGQTLAICQQIKQILMTNGEQVRVVNLAEADADDLVCVDKVVIGASIRYGKHRPELFKFVEQHKAILDTKRNSFFSVNVVARKPEKNTPETNPYMVKFLGLSAWKPQLLGVFAGKIDYPRYGFFDKFMIRFIMWMTKGPTDTQGTFEFTDWSKVDDYAKQITGQM is encoded by the coding sequence ATGAAAACTGCAATTCTGTACTCTACAGTCGATGGGCAGACGCTGGCAATTTGTCAGCAAATCAAGCAAATTTTAATGACAAATGGCGAGCAGGTTAGGGTGGTTAACCTAGCGGAGGCTGACGCGGATGATTTAGTTTGTGTCGATAAAGTCGTTATTGGTGCCAGTATTCGATATGGCAAACATCGACCAGAATTGTTCAAGTTTGTTGAGCAACACAAAGCCATACTCGATACCAAGCGGAACAGTTTTTTTAGCGTAAACGTTGTGGCAAGAAAGCCTGAAAAAAACACTCCAGAAACCAATCCTTATATGGTGAAGTTTTTAGGACTCTCGGCTTGGAAGCCTCAGCTATTAGGCGTCTTTGCGGGTAAGATAGATTACCCTCGTTACGGTTTCTTCGATAAGTTTATGATCCGATTTATCATGTGGATGACCAAAGGACCGACCGATACACAGGGAACGTTCGAGTTTACGGATTGGAGTAAAGTCGATGATTATGCCAAACAAATAACAGGGCAAATGTAA
- a CDS encoding TrkH family potassium uptake protein: MQYKTIIRITGLLMGLFSITMLPSALVAILYKDGGGTAFIQAFFVSIFLGFLLWYPNRHQKGDLRTREGFLIVVLFWTVLGSIGALPFIFANNPDLSWTDSFFESFSALTTTGATVIVGLDNLPKSILFYRHLLQWMGGMGIIVLAVAILPLLGIGGMQLYKAEVPGPVKDTKVTPRIAETAKALWYIYFLLTTACALAFYFAGMDAFDAICHSFSTIAIGGFSTHDASIGYFESPLINVICAVFLLIAAANFSLHFAAFTRRGINVKVYLKDAEFRVLIAVQLVLTAICFATLYQSGIYDTPEKTLDYAFFQVVSISTTAGFGTEDFHSWPLFLPILLIFSSFIGGCAGSTGGGMKVIRFILLILQGSRELKRLVHPKALYSIRIGSKVLPDRIIDAVWGFFSAYALVFVTCMVILMAMDMDAITAFSATAASLNNLGPGLGDVASNYASISDGAKWVLVMAMLFGRLEVFTLLVLFTPTFWKN; encoded by the coding sequence ATGCAATATAAAACAATTATTAGAATCACAGGTTTGCTGATGGGGTTATTTTCAATCACCATGTTGCCGTCAGCATTAGTGGCTATCTTGTATAAAGATGGTGGCGGTACTGCTTTTATTCAGGCCTTTTTTGTCAGTATTTTTTTAGGCTTTTTATTGTGGTACCCCAACCGTCATCAAAAAGGTGATCTACGAACTCGTGAAGGTTTCTTGATTGTGGTGCTGTTCTGGACAGTGCTGGGATCCATAGGTGCGCTGCCGTTTATTTTTGCTAATAACCCCGATTTAAGTTGGACCGACAGTTTTTTTGAATCATTTTCAGCCTTAACCACCACGGGCGCTACCGTGATTGTTGGGCTAGATAATTTACCTAAGTCAATATTGTTTTATCGCCATTTACTGCAGTGGATGGGTGGTATGGGTATCATCGTTTTAGCCGTAGCCATTTTACCGCTGTTGGGTATTGGTGGTATGCAGCTGTACAAAGCTGAAGTACCAGGCCCGGTTAAAGACACTAAAGTGACCCCTCGCATCGCCGAAACAGCTAAGGCTTTATGGTATATATACTTTTTGCTCACTACCGCTTGTGCTTTAGCATTCTACTTTGCTGGTATGGATGCATTTGATGCGATTTGTCATTCATTTTCGACCATTGCGATTGGCGGTTTTTCTACTCATGATGCGAGTATAGGCTATTTTGAAAGCCCGTTAATTAACGTGATTTGTGCTGTTTTCTTGCTCATTGCGGCAGCCAATTTTAGCTTGCACTTTGCTGCATTTACTCGCCGTGGTATTAACGTTAAGGTCTACCTAAAAGACGCGGAGTTTAGGGTTTTGATTGCCGTGCAACTGGTGTTGACCGCAATCTGTTTTGCGACATTATACCAGTCAGGTATTTACGATACTCCTGAGAAAACCCTTGATTATGCCTTCTTCCAAGTGGTATCGATTTCAACTACCGCAGGTTTTGGTACTGAAGATTTCCATTCTTGGCCGTTGTTTTTACCGATTTTATTAATATTCTCAAGTTTTATTGGTGGGTGTGCTGGTTCTACTGGCGGCGGCATGAAAGTCATCCGCTTCATTCTACTTATTTTGCAAGGTTCACGTGAGCTAAAACGATTAGTTCATCCTAAGGCTTTGTATTCCATTAGGATCGGCTCAAAGGTATTACCCGATAGAATTATTGATGCGGTGTGGGGATTCTTTTCCGCTTACGCATTAGTATTTGTGACGTGTATGGTGATTTTAATGGCCATGGACATGGACGCCATTACCGCATTCAGTGCCACTGCCGCGAGTTTAAATAACTTAGGACCCGGTCTGGGTGATGTGGCATCAAATTATGCCAGTATTTCAGACGGTGCCAAGTGGGTACTGGTGATGGCGATGTTATTTGGTCGATTAGAAGTGTTCACCTTATTGGTGTTATTCACCCCTACGTTTTGGAAAAATTAA
- a CDS encoding ArsR/SmtB family transcription factor, giving the protein MKQDIDVATMLINAETAAQWLKAIANPYRLMILCLLLEQELSVTELNETVPLSQSALSQHLAVLRTQDLVNTRKSSQVVYYTLKNEQVTEVISILHRRYCA; this is encoded by the coding sequence ATGAAGCAAGATATCGATGTCGCAACGATGCTTATTAATGCCGAAACGGCTGCACAATGGTTAAAAGCCATTGCGAATCCTTACCGCTTAATGATTTTATGTTTATTGTTAGAACAAGAATTAAGTGTCACGGAGTTAAATGAGACAGTGCCGCTGAGCCAATCAGCATTGTCACAGCATTTAGCGGTACTGCGTACCCAAGATTTGGTCAACACTCGTAAGAGCTCACAAGTGGTTTATTACACGCTTAAAAATGAGCAAGTAACCGAAGTTATCTCTATTCTACATCGACGCTACTGCGCTTAA
- the trkA gene encoding Trk system potassium transporter TrkA encodes MKIIILGAGQVGGTLAENLVGENNDITLVDSDRARLRLLQDKFDLRVVVGHGAHPSVLKEAGAEDADMLIAVTNSDECNMSACQIAYSLFGTPTKIARIRSEAYLELQDKLFISSEIKSGDAKPRGGFIIDELIAPEQLVTAYIQRLVEYPGALQVLEFAKGRLSLVAVKAYYGGPLVGNALATLREHMPNIDTRVAAIFRQGRPIMPRGTTIIEADDEVFFVADSRHIRAVMSEMQKLDNSYRNIMIAGGGNIGFGLAQKLQRTHSVKLIEHRQERAELLSEKLEKTTVFCGDASDQELLLEEHIDQTDVFIAVTNDDEANIMSALLAKRMGAKKVMVLIQREAYVDIVQEANIDIAISPQQATISALLTHIRQGDICNVYSLRRGAAEAIEAIAHGDSSTSKVVGKKIGDIKLPPGTTIGAIVRNDEVLMGHDRTVIEQGDHVILFLVNKKFIGDVEKLFQPSAFFF; translated from the coding sequence ATGAAAATTATTATTTTAGGGGCTGGACAAGTTGGCGGCACATTAGCTGAAAACTTGGTCGGTGAAAATAACGACATCACACTCGTCGACAGTGATCGCGCTCGACTAAGGTTGTTGCAAGACAAATTTGATTTGCGTGTTGTTGTCGGTCATGGCGCCCATCCGAGTGTACTAAAAGAAGCGGGAGCAGAAGACGCGGACATGCTCATTGCAGTAACAAACAGCGATGAATGTAACATGTCTGCCTGCCAAATCGCTTATAGCCTTTTTGGCACACCGACAAAAATTGCGCGTATTCGCTCAGAAGCCTATTTGGAACTTCAAGATAAACTATTTATCAGCAGTGAAATTAAAAGCGGAGATGCCAAACCTCGTGGCGGTTTTATTATTGACGAGTTAATTGCACCAGAACAGTTAGTGACCGCTTACATACAAAGATTGGTCGAATACCCTGGTGCACTTCAAGTTCTTGAATTTGCGAAGGGTAGACTCAGCCTTGTTGCGGTTAAAGCCTATTATGGTGGCCCACTAGTGGGTAACGCACTCGCCACATTACGTGAGCACATGCCCAATATTGATACCCGGGTGGCGGCTATTTTTAGACAAGGTCGTCCCATTATGCCGCGTGGCACCACCATTATTGAAGCCGATGACGAAGTGTTTTTCGTCGCCGATAGCCGCCATATTCGCGCGGTAATGAGTGAGATGCAAAAACTGGATAATTCGTACCGAAATATAATGATTGCCGGTGGCGGTAATATTGGTTTTGGCCTTGCCCAAAAACTACAACGTACTCACTCGGTTAAATTGATTGAGCACCGTCAAGAGCGCGCAGAGTTACTGTCTGAAAAATTGGAAAAAACCACCGTGTTTTGTGGTGATGCCTCAGACCAAGAATTATTGCTTGAAGAGCACATAGATCAAACCGATGTGTTTATCGCCGTCACTAACGACGATGAAGCCAATATTATGTCCGCTCTACTCGCCAAACGTATGGGTGCTAAAAAAGTCATGGTGCTGATCCAACGTGAAGCCTATGTTGATATAGTACAAGAAGCTAACATTGATATCGCCATCTCTCCGCAACAAGCTACTATTTCAGCGCTGCTGACGCATATTCGCCAAGGTGATATTTGTAATGTTTATTCATTGCGCCGTGGTGCAGCAGAAGCCATTGAAGCCATCGCCCATGGTGATTCGAGTACCTCAAAAGTGGTCGGGAAAAAAATTGGTGATATCAAGCTGCCGCCAGGAACCACCATTGGCGCCATTGTTCGTAATGATGAGGTGTTAATGGGCCACGATAGAACGGTAATCGAACAGGGTGACCATGTCATTTTATTCTTGGTCAATAAGAAGTTCATCGGTGACGTAGAAAAGTTATTTCAACCTAGCGCATTTTTCTTTTAA
- the hemG gene encoding menaquinone-dependent protoporphyrinogen IX dehydrogenase: MANVLVLYYSRGGHTAHISRAISEQIQSQGDNCDVMNIQDKTPIDWSKYQAVALGACVLYGSYHKSVFEFVRENQRHLSQLPNSFFCVNVVARKPEKRIPENNKYLQKFLTLSAWKPQDVKIIAGKVDYPSWPWYDSLMIRLIMKMTDGPTDPTAIIDYTDWDDVKAYADHITHLASSGVVIA; this comes from the coding sequence ATGGCCAATGTTTTAGTGTTGTATTATTCTCGGGGTGGCCACACCGCACATATTAGCCGTGCAATTTCAGAGCAAATTCAATCCCAAGGCGATAATTGTGATGTGATGAATATTCAAGATAAAACCCCAATCGATTGGTCTAAATACCAAGCTGTTGCGTTAGGGGCTTGTGTCTTATATGGCTCATATCACAAATCGGTGTTTGAATTTGTTCGTGAAAATCAGCGACACTTGTCGCAGTTACCCAATAGTTTTTTTTGCGTCAATGTCGTCGCTCGCAAGCCAGAAAAACGCATCCCCGAGAACAATAAATACTTACAGAAGTTTTTAACCTTATCGGCGTGGAAACCCCAAGATGTCAAAATTATTGCCGGTAAAGTCGATTATCCTTCTTGGCCTTGGTATGACAGCTTAATGATCCGCCTTATTATGAAGATGACCGATGGCCCCACCGATCCTACTGCAATTATTGATTATACTGATTGGGACGATGTGAAGGCCTATGCTGACCATATTACCCATTTAGCGTCTTCTGGAGTCGTCATTGCCTAA
- a CDS encoding TrkH family potassium uptake protein, which yields MLNFKQIIFIIGIFLAILTGFMLVPMAFALFYAEETIGDFMISGLFTGFIAILCIQNGRHHHFNLNIRDMFMLTSVTWFVVSLFAALPFTLYHGINYTDAFFETMSGITTTGSTVLSGLDNMDHSILVWRSLLQWLGGIGFIVMAVAILPFLNVGGMRLFRTESSDWSDKTIPRTQHMAKHLFLIYAALTMLCAYSYHLAGMHWFEAINHAMTTLSTGGYSTSDKSMAIFSHSAHWVSIVFMLAGGLPLLMFVQTIQQRSLRLWNDQQVKGFLRFVLLVSFSLAFWLWQHQQIDFLDALRLASFNVISVITTTGYGLTDYQSWGAFASVIFLFLMFIGSCSGSTSGGIKIFRFQIAFSIMRQQIKQQFHPNGVFKDKYNGHRIRDDIVRSIMAFFMLMVIVILVLSITLVLTGLDPMTSFTGAITAVTNVGPGLGPIIGPAGNFAPLPDVAKWALALGMLLGRLEILTVAVLFHPKFWRY from the coding sequence ATGCTTAACTTCAAACAAATCATTTTCATTATCGGTATTTTTCTGGCGATACTAACAGGATTTATGCTGGTACCAATGGCTTTTGCACTGTTTTATGCTGAAGAAACCATTGGAGACTTTATGATCTCTGGGTTGTTTACCGGCTTTATCGCCATTCTGTGTATTCAAAATGGCCGACACCATCATTTCAACCTCAACATCCGCGACATGTTTATGCTGACAAGTGTAACTTGGTTTGTGGTCAGCTTATTTGCAGCCTTACCCTTCACGCTTTATCACGGTATTAATTATACCGACGCTTTTTTTGAAACTATGTCAGGCATTACCACCACAGGTTCAACGGTTTTATCTGGTTTAGATAATATGGACCATAGTATTTTAGTCTGGCGTTCATTATTACAATGGCTTGGCGGCATAGGCTTTATTGTCATGGCCGTGGCAATCCTACCGTTTTTGAATGTGGGGGGTATGCGCTTATTTAGGACCGAATCCTCTGATTGGAGTGACAAAACGATCCCCCGCACCCAGCATATGGCTAAACACTTATTCTTGATTTATGCGGCATTAACAATGCTATGTGCATATTCTTATCACCTTGCTGGCATGCACTGGTTTGAGGCAATCAATCATGCAATGACAACATTATCGACCGGAGGATACTCAACCTCAGATAAATCAATGGCCATCTTTTCACATTCGGCTCATTGGGTGAGTATCGTGTTTATGTTGGCAGGCGGATTGCCGTTATTGATGTTTGTACAAACCATACAGCAACGCAGCTTACGCTTATGGAATGATCAACAGGTAAAAGGATTTTTACGCTTTGTGTTACTGGTGTCATTTTCGTTAGCCTTTTGGCTTTGGCAACACCAGCAAATAGACTTTTTAGATGCATTAAGATTAGCCAGCTTCAATGTCATTTCGGTTATCACTACCACAGGTTATGGGTTAACGGACTATCAATCTTGGGGGGCTTTCGCCAGTGTGATATTTCTATTTCTAATGTTTATTGGCAGTTGTTCTGGCTCAACATCTGGTGGGATAAAAATATTTCGTTTCCAAATCGCATTCTCAATTATGCGTCAACAAATTAAACAACAGTTTCATCCTAACGGGGTGTTTAAAGACAAATACAATGGCCATCGTATTCGTGATGATATTGTCCGCTCAATCATGGCGTTTTTTATGCTGATGGTTATCGTGATATTAGTGCTTTCAATTACATTAGTACTGACAGGGTTAGACCCAATGACCAGCTTTACAGGAGCGATTACTGCGGTCACCAACGTCGGACCAGGCCTTGGTCCTATTATTGGCCCAGCAGGAAACTTTGCTCCACTTCCTGACGTAGCAAAATGGGCATTGGCACTAGGAATGTTATTAGGGCGCTTGGAAATACTGACTGTCGCAGTGTTGTTTCACCCTAAATTTTGGCGTTATTAA